GGCGCGCGCCTCCGAGCTCTCAACCCTTGCCGCGCGCATGGATGGGGTAGTGCAGAAAAAACTGGAGGGAGCGTCGCACGCGCTTGCGCTTTCCAGCGCCAAGCTTGCCGCGCTCAACCCCGATACGGTGCTTGCGCGCGGCTTTGCGCGGGTGCAGGACGCGCAGAGCGGACGCACCATCGTCTCGGCGGCCCAGGCGACGAAAGAAACGACCCTGCGCATTTTTTGGCAGGACGGCGCGCGCACGGCGCGCGTGACGGATGAGGAGGGCATGCACTAAATGGCGACGCGTGCAAAGGCAAAGACGTTTGAGGAGATGCTCCAGCAGTTGCAGGGCATCGTCGGGCAGCTGGAGAAGGGCGAGGTGACGCTGGAGCAGTCCGTCGCGCTTTATGAAGAGGGTATGGCGTGCGCCCAGGCGATGCAAAAGCTGCTGGAGGATGCAAAAGGACGGGTGGCCGTGCTGGAGAAACAGCAGGAAACGTGGGCGGAGCTGCCCATGCCGGAGCGTGTGGAATGAGCCTGTTTGCGCAGCAGTATCAAACATACCTGGACAGGACGAACCAGGCGCTCAGCCAGGCGCTCTGCGCGCGTAGCGACATCCCATCGCCCCTGCGCGAGGCGATGGGCTACAGCCTGGAGGCGGGAGGCAAGCGCATCCGGCCGGTGCTGCTGCTGGCCTGCTGCGATATCGCGGGGGGCGATACCGCGCGGGCGCTGCCCTTTGCCTGCGCGGTGGAGATGATCCACACCTACTCGCTGATTCATGACGATCTGCCCTGCATGGACAACGACGATTTGCGCCGCGGCAGGCCCACCTGCCACAAGGTGTACGGCGAGGGCATGGCGCTGCTTGCGGGCGACGGACTGCTCAACTTTGCCTACGAACACATGAGCGACGCGGTGGCGGCGGGCGTGCCGGGTGCAGCGCAGGCGCTGCGGGAGATCGCCTGCGGCGCGGGCGTGGGCGGCATGATCGCGGGCCAGTGCCTGGATTTGGCAAACGAGGGACGGGCAATGGACGGGGCCATGCTGCGCCGCATCCACAATGGCAAAACCGCTGCGCTGTTGACGGCGGCGTGCACGGCGGGCATGTGCCTGGCGGGCGCGGATGCGCGGCGCCTGGAAGCGGCGCGCGCTTACGGCAGGGCATTGGGCCTGGCCTTCCAGATCACGGACGATGTACTCGATGTGGCGGGCGACGCCGCGCATTTGGGCAAGCACACCGGCAAGGACGCCCAGAGCGGCAAGTTGACCTTTGTAAGCGTCTACGGCCTGGAGAAGGCGCGCGCGCTTGCGCGCGAGGCGGTGCAGGAGGCCGTCGGTGCGCTGCGCCCCTTCGGTGGGGACGCAATGTTCCTGTGCCAGATGGCGCAGTTCGTACTGGGGCGCGATCACTGATATCGTAAAGTAAAAGCGTGCGCGCACATCATTCTTACCGTTTCGTTCGCTGCTGCTAAAGCTACTAAAGGAGAATGCACATGTTGCCTGAGTGGATCAATCCTGTGTTGGTGCCGTCGCTGGTGGCCTGGTTTATCGCGCAGGTTTCCAAAATGATCGTCATCGGCGTCAAGGAAAAGCGCATGGATTTTACCCGCATGGTGGGCTCTGGCGGCATGCCCTCCAGCCACTCGGCCACGGTGGTGGCCATGGCGGTCGCCTGCGGGCAGGTGGCGGGCTATAGCTCGGTGTCCTTCGGCATCGCCGCGGTGCTGGCCATCGTGGTGATGTACGACGCCTCGGGCGTGCGCCAGGCCGCGGGCAAGCAGGCCAAGGTGCTCAACGAGATCGTGGACACCATGTTTGAGAACGGCAATCTGTACGTCGCGCCGGAAAAATTAAAGGAATTGCTGGGGCATACGCGCGTGGAGGTGTTTGTGGGCGCGCTGTTGGGCGCGCTGGTCGCCCTGGTGATGACCTGGGGCCGCTGACAGCGCCGCAGGCGCGCCGGCGGCATTTGTATTGCCGCGCGGAGTATGGTAGTATAGAGCAAGGTGGTACAGTATTCTAGTCGGCAAAACCGAGCTCTGAAGGCGGGCCTAAAAATCCGTCAAGGGCATATCGATGAAGTCCCTGGTGCTGGCATCTGACGCCCAGTCGGGGGTTGGTGCTGGGGGTTAAGGAAGAAGGGCGCCCCACAATGGCATGTGGATGATGACCCAGCTTCCGTGGAGGCCCAAGAGGGTGGCTTTTGTAAAAAGACTGCTACTGCTTGGTGTAAAACCTGTAATGCGGTGTCAAGCTGTGTACAGCGTAGCCTGCCTTGCGTGGCACTGGGGGATCACGGAACTACACCTATCATGTCTATGGCCTATGACGCTAGGTGATCGCTGTGAGAAACCTTTGCTGCAAAAGAGGCTAGGGGCCGGTTGCGTCGTCGAGGAAAGCTCCTAGACTGGCGTGCAGTTCGGGGATTATAGTGTGGTCTAAGTGGCAATCTAGTCAGACGTTTGAGTGATCGCGTCTCGCATGTGTTTCAAGGGAAACCGCTCCATCCGGCGACGGGGAGTACGCTGCGGGGAAATCCTACTAGACCTTAAGCCGCAAGGTTAACCTGAACTGCCACCACCTTTTTATTATGGAAAAAATACTGTTGATGGAGTGTGTTTGCACGTTGGCGCGTGACAAAAATGCAGGCCGGAGCAAAGCGGCACGATATTGGGTGCTCAAAACGGCGGTCATCACCTTTTTCTTGGCGATAGGTATGAGCTTGATTGGGGAGACGGTTCTCCAGCGCTTGAGCATACCCGTGGCCGTTTTTGTTTTACTTTTAATTATCGGCGTGGGCATCCTTTTTGACATCATCGGTATCGCCATCACCGCCACCACGGAGGCGCCCTTAAGCGCCATGGCCTCCCGCCGCATCCGCGGCGCCAAACAGGCGGTGCGCCTGGTGAAAAATGCCGATATCATGGCCAACTTCTGCAACGACGTGGTGGGGGATATCTGCGGCATCGTATCGGGCGCGGCGGGCGCGGCGATATCCGGCCGGCTGATCCTGGGCGCAGATTCCACCACGGCGCTGATCGTGGGCATCGTGATAAGCGCGCTCATCGCGGTGATGACCGTCTCGGGCAAGGCCATGGGCAAGCGCGTGGCCATGCGCTACAGCGCCGATATCGTGCTTGCCACCGGCAAGGTCATGAGCGTCTTTGCGCGCCGCGGATAAACCTACCGCTAATTGGGAGCGTCTGCATGAGTATACTGGAGAACATTGAACGGCCGAGCGACCTTCGGCGGTATAACGACACACAGCTGGCGCAGCTCTGTCAGGAGATCCGCGCCTTTATCATCCACTCCGTGTCCAAAACAGGGGGGCATTTGGCGTCCAATTTGGGCGCGGTGGAGCTGACGGTGGCGCTGCACGCGAGCTTTGAGGCGCCCAAAGATAAGATCGTATGGGACGTGGGCCACCAGAGCTACACCCATAAGATACTGACAGGCCGCAGGGACCGCATGGATACCCTGCGCGCCAAGGGCGGGCTTTCCGGCTTCCCGCGGCCCAACGAGAGCGCATACGACACCTTTGCCACGGGGCATGCGAGCACCTCCATCTCCGCGGCGCTGGGCATGGCCCGCGCGCGCGATCTGTTGGGCAAAGACTTCAACGTGGTGGCGGTGCTGGGCGACGGCGCCTTTGGCGGCGGCCTGGTGTTTGAGGCGCTCAACGACGCGGGCAGCGGCGCCTCCCGCCTGATCGTGGTGCTCAACGACAACGATATGTCCATCGCGCCCAACGTGGGGGCGATGACCCGCTCGCTTGCGCGCATGCGCGTTAACCCCAAGTACATGGGCTTGAAGCGCTGGACCAAGAAAAAGGTGGAGGACCGTCCCGGCCTGGAGAGCTTTATGGATCGCTTCAAGGGCACGATCAAGTACGCGATGATGCCCGGTGCGTGGACGTTCTTTGAACAGCTGGATTTCTTCTACATCGGCCCGGTGGACGGCCACAACATCACACGGCTGAAGGAGGCCTTCTCCCAGGCGAAAAAGGTGGAGCAGCAGCCGGTGCTGGTGCATGTCATCACCCAAAAGGGACGCGGGTATACGGCGGCGGAGGAAAACCCCAGCCGCTACCACGGCGTGCCCTCCTTTCAGGTAGAGACGGGCGCGGCAAAAAAGCAGGCCGCGCCCGGCGATCGTACGTTCCCGCAGAGCCTGGGGGACGCGCTGGTCAAGCTTGCGAAGGAAGATAGGCGCCTGGTGGCAATCACCGCCGCGATGCCCGATGCGACGGGCGTGAGCGCCTTTGCGCAGGCGTTCCCTGCGCGCGCGTTTAACGTGGGTATTGCCGAGGAGCACGCCGTCACCATGGCGGCGGGCATGGCGGCGCAGGGGCTGCGGCCGGTGGTGCCCATTTACTCCACTTTTTTGCAGCGCGCCTACGACGAGATCATCCACGACGTGTGCCTGCAGAACCTGCCAGTGATACTGGGGGTGGACCACGCGGGCATCGTGGGGGAGGATGGAGAGACACACCAGGGCATCTTTGATATCTCGTATCTGTACCACATCCCCAATATGACGATCCTCTCGCCCGCAAGTCCGCAGGAGATGGAGGGCGCGCTGCGCTACGCGCTGCATCTGGGCACGCCGGTAGCGATCCGATACCCCAAGGGAGGCTCCCCGCTTGTGCGCGCCACGCCCGCCGCAAGCCTTTTTGACTGCGGATGGGAGCGCCTGCAGACGGGCGCGGATGTGGCGATATTGGCGGTGGGAACCATGGCCTATCAGGCGCTGGAGACGGCAAAGCTGCTCAAGGCGCAGGGCATCTCGTGCGCCGTCTATTCCGCGCGCCTGGTCAAGCCCATGGATGAGGCTGCGTTGCGCGCGGCCTGCGCGTGTCCGCTTGTGTGCACGCTGGAGGACAACATGTACACGGGTGGCTTTGGCTGGGCGGTGCGTGACAAGCTCTGCGCGCTGGGGCGCGCAGACGTGGCGCTGGAAATCATCGCCGCGCCGGAGGCGTTTTTGGCGCACGCCACGCGCGCGCAGTGGCTCGATATGCTGGGCCTGGTGCCGGAGAAACTCGCGCCCCGCATCGCGGCGCGCTGGAAGCAGGTGAAGGCGTGACAAAGCAGCGACTGGATACGCGTATGGTGGCGCTGGGGCTTGCCGAGAGCCGGCAGAAGGCGCAGGCAATCCTGATGACGGGCGCGGTATGCGTCAACGGGCAGCCGTGTACCAAACCGGCGGCGCAGGTGGGCGATGCGGACCAAATCACGGTGACAGAGCATCTGCGCTATGTCAGCCGCGGCGGGCTGAAGCTGGAAAGGGCGCTAGAGGTCTTTCCCATCGACCTGGCGGGCAGGGTGGCGCTGGATATCGGCGCCTCCACAGGCGGGTTTACCGACTGCATGCTGCAAAATGGCGCCGCGCACGTCTACGCGGTGGACGTGGGCTACGGGCAGCTGGACTGGAAGCTGCGCAGCGACGCGCGGGTAAGTGTGCTGGAGCGCACCAACGCGCGCTACATCACGCCCGATCTGTTTGAAGGGCCGCCCACGTTTGGCAGCATCGATGCCTCATTCATTTCGCTGAAGCTGCTGCTGCCACCGCTGCGCGATTGTTTGGGGGAAGCGGGCGAGATCGTGGCGCTGATCAAACCGCAGTTTGAGGCGGGGCGCGCTCAGGTAGGCAAAAAGGGCGTGGTGCGCGATGCGGCGGTGCATCAGCAGGTCATCGAGGAGATGCTCGCCTTTGCTCGCGGGCCGCTGGGCATGCACGTGATGGGGCTGGATCATTCGCCCATCACCGGGCCGCAGGGCAACATCGAGTTTTTGCTCTACCTGCAAAAGACGCTGGCGCAGGGCGCGGCCGCGCCTGACATCGACGCGCGTGCGGTGGTTGCCCGTGCGCATGACGCGCATCATAAAACGCCAAAAACGACACGGCAGGATTGAATATTTATACAAAATGCTTTATAATAAGAGCGTATGTTTTTTGTAGACGGGGAGGGCGCGGCCATGGTCATCGGCATTTACACCTATGCATCTACATCGGCGTCCTACCAGACGCTGCACGCGTTGCTTGACGCGCTGCAGTCGCGCGGCCTCCAGGTGCTGCTGCAGCAGCAGCTTGCGGATATCGCCCGGCGCCCCCAGCTGGCTACGGATGAGCAAGCGCTCTTTGCGCAAAGCGAGATGCTGCTCGTGCTGGGAGGGGACGGCACGCTGCTTGGCGCCGCGCGCAAGGCGGCGGAGGCGGGCCTGCCCATTTTAGGCGTAAACATGGGGCGGCTGGGCTTTTTGAGCGAAATTGAATTTGAGGAGCTGGGCGGCGCGCTCGACCAGGTCCTTTCGGGCGACTACACCATTGAAAAGCGCATGATGCTCAGCTGCTATATCGATGAAGTGTATAAAGGCATTGCCCTCAACGACGTGGTGATCTCGCGCAACTCCATCTCGCGCATCATCACCGTGGGGGTAGCCATCAACGACCAGCCGGTCAACGCCTACCGCGCAGACGGCCTTATCGTGGCCACGCCCACGGGCTCCACGGCGTACTCCCTCTCGGCAGGCGGACCGATTTTGAGCCCCGCGCTGGAGTGCCTGCTGATCTCGCCCATCTGTCCGCACACCCTGCACAGCAGAAGCGTGGTGGTGGGCCCCAAGGAGGAGATCACCCTCACCATCAGCGATCCGCGCGACGAGACCATTTTAACCCTCGACGGGCAGATGGCGTTCCCCCTGCGCAACGGTATGCGCGTCAAGGTGCGCCGCGCGCGCGCCTACGCGCGCTTTGTGCGGCTGAACCGCAAAAATTTCTACCATGTGCTCAACCACAAACTCTCGGATTGGAACGGCGATTCCGACA
Above is a window of Maliibacterium massiliense DNA encoding:
- the dxs gene encoding 1-deoxy-D-xylulose-5-phosphate synthase; this translates as MSILENIERPSDLRRYNDTQLAQLCQEIRAFIIHSVSKTGGHLASNLGAVELTVALHASFEAPKDKIVWDVGHQSYTHKILTGRRDRMDTLRAKGGLSGFPRPNESAYDTFATGHASTSISAALGMARARDLLGKDFNVVAVLGDGAFGGGLVFEALNDAGSGASRLIVVLNDNDMSIAPNVGAMTRSLARMRVNPKYMGLKRWTKKKVEDRPGLESFMDRFKGTIKYAMMPGAWTFFEQLDFFYIGPVDGHNITRLKEAFSQAKKVEQQPVLVHVITQKGRGYTAAEENPSRYHGVPSFQVETGAAKKQAAPGDRTFPQSLGDALVKLAKEDRRLVAITAAMPDATGVSAFAQAFPARAFNVGIAEEHAVTMAAGMAAQGLRPVVPIYSTFLQRAYDEIIHDVCLQNLPVILGVDHAGIVGEDGETHQGIFDISYLYHIPNMTILSPASPQEMEGALRYALHLGTPVAIRYPKGGSPLVRATPAASLFDCGWERLQTGADVAILAVGTMAYQALETAKLLKAQGISCAVYSARLVKPMDEAALRAACACPLVCTLEDNMYTGGFGWAVRDKLCALGRADVALEIIAAPEAFLAHATRAQWLDMLGLVPEKLAPRIAARWKQVKA
- a CDS encoding TlyA family RNA methyltransferase, translated to MTKQRLDTRMVALGLAESRQKAQAILMTGAVCVNGQPCTKPAAQVGDADQITVTEHLRYVSRGGLKLERALEVFPIDLAGRVALDIGASTGGFTDCMLQNGAAHVYAVDVGYGQLDWKLRSDARVSVLERTNARYITPDLFEGPPTFGSIDASFISLKLLLPPLRDCLGEAGEIVALIKPQFEAGRAQVGKKGVVRDAAVHQQVIEEMLAFARGPLGMHVMGLDHSPITGPQGNIEFLLYLQKTLAQGAAAPDIDARAVVARAHDAHHKTPKTTRQD
- the xseB gene encoding exodeoxyribonuclease VII small subunit, with protein sequence MATRAKAKTFEEMLQQLQGIVGQLEKGEVTLEQSVALYEEGMACAQAMQKLLEDAKGRVAVLEKQQETWAELPMPERVE
- a CDS encoding divergent PAP2 family protein yields the protein MLPEWINPVLVPSLVAWFIAQVSKMIVIGVKEKRMDFTRMVGSGGMPSSHSATVVAMAVACGQVAGYSSVSFGIAAVLAIVVMYDASGVRQAAGKQAKVLNEIVDTMFENGNLYVAPEKLKELLGHTRVEVFVGALLGALVALVMTWGR
- a CDS encoding polyprenyl synthetase family protein; translation: MSLFAQQYQTYLDRTNQALSQALCARSDIPSPLREAMGYSLEAGGKRIRPVLLLACCDIAGGDTARALPFACAVEMIHTYSLIHDDLPCMDNDDLRRGRPTCHKVYGEGMALLAGDGLLNFAYEHMSDAVAAGVPGAAQALREIACGAGVGGMIAGQCLDLANEGRAMDGAMLRRIHNGKTAALLTAACTAGMCLAGADARRLEAARAYGRALGLAFQITDDVLDVAGDAAHLGKHTGKDAQSGKLTFVSVYGLEKARALAREAVQEAVGALRPFGGDAMFLCQMAQFVLGRDH
- a CDS encoding NAD(+)/NADH kinase yields the protein MVIGIYTYASTSASYQTLHALLDALQSRGLQVLLQQQLADIARRPQLATDEQALFAQSEMLLVLGGDGTLLGAARKAAEAGLPILGVNMGRLGFLSEIEFEELGGALDQVLSGDYTIEKRMMLSCYIDEVYKGIALNDVVISRNSISRIITVGVAINDQPVNAYRADGLIVATPTGSTAYSLSAGGPILSPALECLLISPICPHTLHSRSVVVGPKEEITLTISDPRDETILTLDGQMAFPLRNGMRVKVRRARAYARFVRLNRKNFYHVLNHKLSDWNGDSDSAQ